CGGTATGGGCCTTCTTTCATTTAGGGCCATTGTTGACCGCGATTATCCGGTTGTATTAGGCTCCTTGGTAATGACCTCTCTTTTGAGTTTAATAGGTAATATTTTAAGCGATTTTATTCTTTCGGTGGTAGATCCCCGAATAAGGTTAGGTGAATAATATGAGTGATGATGTAAAATCAAAAACTTTTTTAGATACTGTAAAAGAATATTGGGGAGCATTTAGAAACAGGTTTAGGATAGACCCCCTTATGAAAAAGCGTTTTGAGCGCTTTGGAGAGATTAAAAAGGCTAAATATGCTCTTATTTTTATCAGCATTTTGTATGTTCTATCCCTTGTTGCCGAGTTGTTTATTTCAAACAGACCCATTATGATGTGGGTTGACGGTAAGCTTTATTTCCCTACCTATAGCAGGACTCTTCTGGCCGAAGATTTCGGTTTCAGAGTCGAAAATGAACTTGAATTAAATTACAGAGAGTTTAAAAAACATATTAAGGCCGAAAAAAGAGGCTGGGTTCTCCTTCCTCTGATTCCTTATAACCCCTATGAGGCAGATACTGCTGCCGCTCCTTTGGCTCTTACCTTTGACGGAACTCCCAGTATGGGTATTGCCGTTACATCTAAGGAAAAATTGCCTATGGATGACCCTGCAGACTATAAATGGATAGCGGTGGGTGTTATAAACGGAATAAAAATGGCAGAAAAAGACTATACTTGGATTAAATTTGCCGATTCGGCTGCATCCAAGCAGCCTTTATCCGATTTTCCTTCAGCTTCAAAGAATTGGGTAGGCATTTCTGTGGGACGTTCTCACCCGAATGAATCCGTAAATGCTTCAGACTATATTTGGCATAAAGTCGGTTCAAAGGATAACAGAATTGACCTTGGAAACGGAAAGATTTTAACTATACGTTTTGCAAAAGGCGATAAGGGACAGATGTTCCATCCCCTTGCTCCTTCTTTTAAGACACGCCATATTTTGGGCACCGACCGAATCGGGCGGGATATCTTTGCTCGTCTTATTTACGGTTACAGGATTGCTATGTCCTTTGCCTTGCTGGTAGCTGCAGCAACCTACTTTATCGGAACTATCATCGGTATTGCAATGGGGTACTTTGGAGGTACCTTCGATACGATTTCTCAAAGATTTATAGAAATATGGGAGCGCATACCCTACCTTTATATGGTTATGATTTTGGCTTCAATATTTAAGCCTACATTTACCATGTTTGTTTTAATAAATATAGCTTTCAG
The DNA window shown above is from Treponema denticola and carries:
- a CDS encoding ABC transporter permease subunit — protein: MSDDVKSKTFLDTVKEYWGAFRNRFRIDPLMKKRFERFGEIKKAKYALIFISILYVLSLVAELFISNRPIMMWVDGKLYFPTYSRTLLAEDFGFRVENELELNYREFKKHIKAEKRGWVLLPLIPYNPYEADTAAAPLALTFDGTPSMGIAVTSKEKLPMDDPADYKWIAVGVINGIKMAEKDYTWIKFADSAASKQPLSDFPSASKNWVGISVGRSHPNESVNASDYIWHKVGSKDNRIDLGNGKILTIRFAKGDKGQMFHPLAPSFKTRHILGTDRIGRDIFARLIYGYRIAMSFALLVAAATYFIGTIIGIAMGYFGGTFDTISQRFIEIWERIPYLYMVMILASIFKPTFTMFVLINIAFSWTGKTWGMRAMTYRERERDYILAAKSMGASAWRIITVHILPNVIVLIVTSLPFVISGNIGALTSLDYLGYGLQPPTPSWGELLSVGTATYLEAPWILSSAVAGFVLVLVMITFIGEGLRDAFDPRRFTVYK